The segment TAAAGAATTTCAAAAGGCGAAAGGGCTCAAAGTAAGTGGATTTCTTGACACGAAAACATGGTCGGAATTAAATCAACCGGTCAAAAAAGATAAAATAAAATCCAGTTCAAAACAGTTAAAAAATGTCAAAGAAATACAGCTTGCTCTTAAGAAAGCTGGCTTTAATCCAGGCCCTATAGACGGAAAGACGGGAAGTAGAACAAAAAGGGCTATAATCGAATTTCAAAAATCTAAAAACTTGGCGGCAAACGGCGTGCTTAATGATGAGACCGCCAAGGAATTAGAAAAATACATAATGGAATAATAGTTTAAAAGGAGGAATC is part of the Candidatus Omnitrophota bacterium genome and harbors:
- a CDS encoding peptidoglycan-binding protein; this encodes EAKEEKIILGPEELQKNRIQTAQNSLEKKGFDVGSLDGKMGWRTRDAIKEFQKAKGLKVSGFLDTKTWSELNQPVKKDKIKSSSKQLKNVKEIQLALKKAGFNPGPIDGKTGSRTKRAIIEFQKSKNLAANGVLNDETAKELEKYIME